From a region of the Rhipicephalus microplus isolate Deutch F79 chromosome X, USDA_Rmic, whole genome shotgun sequence genome:
- the LOC119174333 gene encoding uncharacterized protein LOC119174333, giving the protein MGLPCRHLLAVYVKYDIEPDLDKAVRSRWFKRYQAAFLPNQQAAAENSTPTDQLRILSMPGQNFEKMNRNQRYNFAMRTLKSLADTLADCQPGIFAQRLRFLEDLNSTWLKGGEENKRDCSINLATSSNSECDTQAAENPHSQAVEVESMQKKPEEAENSGQAIELENMQEKAEEPDNPGQPVVVKNVQEKAEETGKSCPIKLPVVKSRGRPAKRIRQRTMKRKRQGEGPVPFKDLSPRSQEKLILTGIAGQEAAARVLNEGGILDESDIEVRPEELASALLDHRVSLPKLKKYFTAEAWLLLSSSLAVKKKGDIWSCAQCKKKDDGEIKMVLCDQCLEWFHWPCASVKKEDLKRHWFCMKCCSHT; this is encoded by the exons ATGGGGTTGCCTTGCCGGCACTTGTTGGCCGTGTACGTCAAATACGACATTGAGCCTGACTTGGACAAAGCAGTACGAAGCCGCTGGTTCAAACGGTACCAGGCCGCATTCTTGCCAAATCAGCAAGCCGCTGCTGAGAACAGCACCCCCACAGACCAACTCCGAATACTTTCGATGCCTGGccaaaattttgaaaaaatgaaccGTAATCAGCGATACAATTTTGCTATGCGGACACTCAAGTCACTTGCTGACACGTTGGCCGATTGTCAACCTGGTATCTTTGCACAACGACTCAGGTTCTTGGAGGATTTGAATAGCACTTGGCTCAAAGGAGGTGAAGAGAACAAAAGGGACTGCTCTATAAATTTAGCCACCAGCAGTAACAGTGAGTGTGACACACAAGCAGCTGAAAATCCTCATAGTCAAGCCGTTGAAGTGGAAAGCATGCAGAAGAAACCTGAGGAAGCTGAAAATTCGGGTCAAGCCATTGAGCTGGAAAACATGCAGGAGAAAGCTGAAGAACCCGACAATCCTGGTCAACCCGTTGTAGTAAAAAACGTGCAGGAGAAAGCTGAGGAAACAGGGAAAAGCTGTCCAATAAAGCTTCCAGTGGTGAAAAGCAGAGGACGTCCTGCCAAGCGCATTCGCCAAAGAACAATGAAGAGGAAGAGACAAGGAGAAGGTCCTGTGCCTTTCAAGGATTTATCTCCGAGGTCTCAAGAAAAGT TGATCCTAACTGGCATTGCTGGCCAGGAGGCTGCAGCACGTGTTTTGAATGAAGGGGGAATTCTCGATGAGAGTGATATTGAAGTGCGCCCCGAGGAGTTGGCGAGCGCCCTCCTAGACCACCGGGTATCATTGCCAAAGCTGAAGAAATACTTCACCGCAGAGGCATGGCTGTTGCTCTCATCATCCC ttgctgtgaaaaaaaaaggagacatatGGAGCTGTGCACAATGCAAGAAAAAGGATGATGGCGAAATAAAAATGGTTTTGTGTGATCAGTGCTTGGAATGGTTTCACTG GCCGTGTGCTTCAGTGAAGAAGGAGGACCTAAAGCGTCACTGGTTCTGTATGAAGTGTTGCAGTCACACATAG